A genomic segment from Microcella flavibacter encodes:
- the proB gene encoding glutamate 5-kinase, whose product MTAEVVRTAVTSARRVVVKVGSSSISGANAAQIGPLVDALAQLHSRGAEVVLVSSGAIATGIPFLALDGRPTDLATQQAAAAVGQNVLMVRYQEQLDRHGLVAGQILLTAGDLEHATPRSNAQRAMERLLGLRVLPIVNENDTVATQEIRFGDNDRLAALVGELVHADLLVLLSDVDALYTRPPHEPGAERIAHVAWDDALERVELGDIGAAGVGTGGAGTKIAAARYAVAHGTPVVLTSTGNVGAALRGEAVGTWFEAAPRV is encoded by the coding sequence ATGACCGCGGAGGTCGTCCGCACGGCCGTCACCTCGGCGCGCCGCGTCGTCGTCAAGGTCGGCTCCTCCTCGATCAGCGGAGCGAACGCCGCGCAGATCGGCCCGCTCGTCGACGCGCTCGCGCAGCTGCACTCCCGGGGCGCGGAGGTCGTGCTGGTGTCGTCGGGCGCCATCGCGACGGGCATCCCGTTCCTGGCCCTCGACGGCCGGCCCACCGATCTCGCGACGCAGCAGGCCGCGGCCGCCGTCGGGCAGAACGTGCTCATGGTGCGCTACCAGGAGCAGCTCGACCGCCACGGCCTCGTCGCCGGGCAGATCCTGCTGACGGCGGGCGACCTCGAGCACGCCACGCCCCGGTCGAACGCGCAGCGCGCCATGGAGCGCCTGCTGGGCCTGCGGGTGCTGCCGATCGTCAACGAGAACGACACCGTGGCGACGCAGGAGATCCGGTTCGGCGACAACGACCGGCTCGCGGCCCTCGTGGGCGAGCTCGTGCACGCCGACCTGCTCGTCCTGCTGAGCGACGTCGACGCGCTCTACACCCGCCCGCCGCACGAGCCCGGGGCCGAGCGCATCGCGCACGTGGCCTGGGACGACGCCCTCGAGCGCGTCGAGCTCGGCGACATCGGGGCGGCCGGCGTCGGCACCGGGGGAGCGGGCACCAAGATCGCCGCCGCCCGCTACGCGGTCGCCCACGGCACGCCCGTCGTGCTCACCTCGACGGGCAACGTCGGCGCAGCCCTGCGCGGCGAGGCCGTCGGCACCTGGTTCGAGGCCGCGCCCCGCGTCTGA
- the rpmA gene encoding 50S ribosomal protein L27, with product MAHKKGASSTRNGRDSNPQYLGVKRFGGQVVKAGEIIVRQRGTHFHPGANVGRGGDDTLFALSAGSVEFGSKGGRKVVNIVAGV from the coding sequence ATGGCACACAAGAAGGGCGCATCGTCCACTCGTAACGGCCGCGACTCCAACCCCCAGTACCTGGGTGTGAAGCGCTTCGGCGGCCAGGTCGTCAAGGCCGGCGAGATCATCGTCCGCCAGCGCGGCACCCACTTCCACCCCGGCGCCAACGTGGGCCGCGGCGGGGACGACACGCTGTTCGCGCTGTCGGCCGGCTCCGTGGAGTTCGGCAGCAAGGGCGGCCGCAAGGTCGTCAACATCGTCGCCGGCGTCTGA
- the rsfS gene encoding ribosome silencing factor, translating to MTATPRAIELVQAAAQAADSKQGEDIVALDVSGPLPLTDAFVLVTGRNERNVQAIAGEVEEKMLEAGARTLRREGRAEGRWILLDFGDVVVHVFHEEERLFYSLERLWKDCPVIPIELSAPADPATDPA from the coding sequence GTGACCGCCACACCCCGCGCCATCGAACTCGTGCAGGCCGCCGCGCAGGCCGCCGACTCCAAGCAGGGCGAGGACATCGTCGCTCTCGACGTGTCGGGGCCGCTGCCCCTCACCGACGCCTTCGTGCTCGTGACGGGGCGCAACGAGCGCAACGTGCAGGCCATCGCGGGCGAGGTCGAGGAGAAGATGCTCGAGGCCGGCGCCCGCACGCTGCGCCGCGAGGGCCGCGCCGAGGGCCGCTGGATCCTGCTCGACTTCGGCGACGTCGTCGTGCACGTCTTCCACGAGGAGGAGCGGCTGTTCTACTCGCTCGAGCGCCTCTGGAAGGACTGCCCCGTCATCCCGATCGAGCTCAGCGCGCCCGCAGACCCCGCGACAGACCCCGCGTGA
- the pdxH gene encoding pyridoxamine 5'-phosphate oxidase, translated as MSHDAVPDPLDSALRTHTDYGSEALEESDAAADPLEQFLAWMTEAAERKVYEPNAMVLGTIDPDGAPSIRTVLLRGADARGFAFYTDYTSRKGRALLAHPTVSAVIPWYSLHRQVIIAGEARQVAQEDSDAYFSARPRGAQIAAWSSDQSQPIDSRDALEQKVRDTEERFEGEETVPRPERWGGFRIVPHRIEFWQGRTSRLHDRLVYTRTEGGEWRRERIQP; from the coding sequence ATGAGCCACGACGCCGTCCCCGACCCCCTCGACTCCGCGCTGCGCACGCACACCGACTACGGATCGGAGGCGCTCGAGGAGTCGGACGCCGCGGCCGACCCGCTCGAGCAGTTCCTCGCCTGGATGACCGAGGCGGCCGAGCGTAAGGTCTACGAGCCGAACGCCATGGTGCTCGGCACGATCGATCCCGACGGCGCTCCCTCCATCCGCACCGTGCTGCTGCGCGGGGCGGATGCCCGGGGCTTCGCCTTCTACACCGACTACACCTCCCGCAAGGGCCGCGCCCTGCTCGCCCACCCGACGGTCTCCGCGGTCATCCCCTGGTACTCGCTGCACCGCCAGGTGATCATCGCCGGCGAGGCCCGGCAGGTGGCGCAGGAGGACTCCGACGCCTACTTCTCCGCCCGTCCGCGGGGCGCGCAGATCGCCGCCTGGTCGAGCGACCAGTCGCAGCCGATCGACTCGCGCGACGCCCTCGAGCAGAAGGTGCGCGACACCGAGGAGCGCTTCGAGGGCGAGGAGACGGTGCCGCGGCCGGAGCGCTGGGGCGGGTTCCGCATCGTGCCGCACCGCATCGAGTTCTGGCAGGGGCGCACCTCGCGCCTGCACGACCGGCTCGTGTACACCCGCACCGAGGGCGGCGAGTGGCGGCGGGAGCGCATCCAGCCGTAG
- a CDS encoding WD40 repeat domain-containing protein — protein MSRTSSEKLERVAEHSRRLREDRAERRFRTRFWMLVAGLALISAVFLVLGAFQGPKLSTAQVDAARATEQPGQQLRLFANQPVDEVDAAQVSVEPAAEVAVTVQNELISVQFVDRLQWGTEYTVRVEGVTAPGRSVAGTMEHRFATPDGSLLYLDRGEEVDEVLRAGIEGAGPGEVLYSAPGIQRFALVENALLVARDAPDGGSGEGASVIEIVNLDSGRTEEVRLPSAVRVESMTASPAGTTAALVLTSAGVAAGEGEYQQSLVTLDLGGAREVQPVAGLDGEVLRVREAWFPGSGTGMLVHTLDGVLVQVDPEAGTPPLPLGDYREVYGPSSDGASLSAADDFGGVLLDLATGEEERVNPSLFEGDVVFAGETLVTAQGLRVQKVAVAGLDGSFTTLLVADDGSGASRLLARTIDDRGSLGDVALAPNDQYVAIEVTPVLDEAVSDERIVDPQPTSVTIAIIDVATGAVVRTLEGFAPAW, from the coding sequence GTGAGCCGTACCTCTTCTGAGAAGCTCGAGCGCGTCGCCGAGCACAGCCGGCGCCTGCGCGAGGATCGCGCCGAGCGGCGGTTCCGCACGCGGTTCTGGATGCTCGTCGCGGGCCTGGCGCTCATCAGCGCCGTCTTCCTCGTCCTCGGCGCGTTCCAGGGCCCGAAGCTCTCGACCGCGCAGGTCGACGCGGCGCGCGCCACCGAGCAGCCCGGCCAGCAGCTGCGGCTGTTCGCCAACCAGCCCGTGGACGAGGTCGACGCCGCGCAGGTGAGCGTCGAGCCGGCGGCCGAGGTCGCCGTCACCGTGCAGAACGAGCTCATCAGCGTGCAGTTCGTCGACCGCCTGCAGTGGGGCACCGAGTACACGGTGCGCGTCGAGGGGGTCACGGCCCCCGGGCGATCGGTCGCCGGCACGATGGAGCACCGCTTCGCCACGCCCGACGGCTCGCTGCTCTACCTCGACCGCGGCGAGGAGGTCGACGAGGTGCTGCGCGCCGGCATCGAGGGCGCGGGCCCCGGGGAGGTGCTGTACTCGGCGCCGGGCATCCAGCGGTTCGCCCTCGTCGAGAACGCCCTGCTCGTCGCCCGCGACGCCCCCGACGGCGGCTCGGGCGAGGGCGCGAGCGTCATCGAGATCGTGAACCTCGACTCGGGGCGCACCGAGGAGGTGCGGCTGCCGTCGGCGGTGCGCGTCGAGTCGATGACCGCCTCCCCGGCCGGCACGACCGCGGCGCTCGTGCTCACGAGCGCCGGCGTCGCGGCGGGGGAGGGGGAGTACCAGCAGTCGCTCGTCACCCTCGACCTCGGCGGCGCCCGCGAGGTGCAGCCGGTGGCGGGTCTCGACGGCGAGGTGCTGCGGGTGCGCGAGGCCTGGTTCCCGGGCTCCGGCACCGGGATGCTCGTGCACACCCTCGACGGCGTGCTCGTGCAGGTCGACCCCGAGGCCGGCACGCCGCCGCTGCCGCTGGGCGACTACCGCGAGGTCTACGGCCCCTCGAGCGACGGGGCCTCGCTCTCGGCGGCCGACGACTTCGGGGGCGTGCTGCTCGACCTCGCCACGGGCGAGGAGGAGCGGGTGAACCCCTCGCTCTTCGAGGGCGACGTGGTCTTCGCGGGCGAGACCCTCGTGACGGCGCAGGGGCTGCGCGTGCAGAAGGTCGCCGTCGCGGGCCTCGACGGCAGCTTCACGACGCTGCTCGTCGCCGACGACGGCAGCGGGGCCTCGCGGCTGCTCGCGCGCACGATCGACGACCGCGGCAGTCTGGGCGACGTCGCCCTCGCGCCGAACGACCAGTACGTCGCGATCGAAGTGACGCCGGTGCTCGACGAGGCCGTGAGCGACGAGCGCATCGTCGACCCGCAGCCCACATCGGTGACGATCGCGATCATCGACGTCGCCACGGGCGCCGTGGTGCGCACGCTCGAGGGCTTCGCCCCGGCCTGGTGA
- the rplU gene encoding 50S ribosomal protein L21 codes for MVYAVVRAGGRQEKVEVGTVVVLDRVKATEDGTIQLVPVLHVDGDTITTDAKKLAKITVTAEIITDLRGPKIIIQKFKNKTGYKKRQGHRSELTRVKITGIK; via the coding sequence GTGGTCTACGCAGTAGTGCGCGCCGGTGGGCGGCAGGAGAAGGTGGAGGTCGGCACGGTCGTCGTCCTCGACCGTGTCAAGGCGACGGAGGATGGCACGATCCAGCTCGTCCCCGTGCTCCACGTCGACGGTGACACCATCACCACCGACGCCAAGAAGCTGGCGAAGATCACCGTGACCGCCGAGATCATCACCGATCTCCGCGGCCCGAAGATCATCATCCAGAAGTTCAAGAACAAAACCGGGTACAAGAAGCGCCAGGGCCACCGCTCGGAGCTCACCCGCGTCAAGATCACCGGCATCAAGTAA
- a CDS encoding antibiotic biosynthesis monooxygenase, with protein MQPSPVTVSITRTVPPDRAREFAAWARAGEELMSQSPGYLGSGWVRPDPASEEWHMLFRFVDAESLALWQASSERAWWIGAVSGLAEKAREESRTGIEGWFDEPSTVEVVTAPPTPPRWKQMIAIFLVFYPLSFGANAALAPLVGDWPLALRVLVTVVAVTPVMTYLALPWITRLLRPWLTRGLSRGLRAR; from the coding sequence GTGCAGCCATCCCCCGTCACCGTCTCGATCACCCGCACCGTGCCGCCCGACCGCGCCCGCGAGTTCGCCGCCTGGGCCCGCGCGGGCGAGGAGCTCATGAGCCAGAGCCCCGGCTACCTCGGCTCGGGCTGGGTGCGCCCCGACCCCGCCTCGGAGGAGTGGCACATGCTGTTCCGCTTCGTCGACGCCGAGAGCCTCGCGCTGTGGCAGGCCTCGAGCGAGCGCGCCTGGTGGATCGGGGCCGTCTCGGGGCTCGCCGAGAAGGCGCGCGAGGAGTCGCGCACCGGCATCGAGGGCTGGTTCGACGAGCCCTCGACGGTCGAGGTCGTCACCGCTCCCCCGACGCCGCCGCGGTGGAAGCAGATGATCGCGATCTTCCTGGTCTTCTACCCGCTGAGCTTCGGCGCGAACGCCGCGCTCGCCCCGCTGGTCGGCGACTGGCCGCTCGCCCTGCGCGTGCTCGTCACCGTCGTCGCGGTGACGCCGGTCATGACCTACCTGGCGCTGCCGTGGATCACCCGGCTGCTGCGCCCCTGGCTCACGCGGGGTCTGTCGCGGGGTCTGCGGGCGCGCTGA
- a CDS encoding pyridoxal phosphate-dependent decarboxylase family protein, translated as MHAVTAETTALVDMVLDYAQRRILGEQSPLDKPMTPVELRRLASGSIGEEGIGGRRALALFENVLAPACITTDHPRYLSFIPSAPTKAATAFDLIVSATAVYGGSWMEGSGAVFAENEVLDWLGRELGLPTGSGGVFVQGGTIGNLSALVAARDHRARALAAAGRPRPARWIIVGSAEAHSSIASAARVMDVDVVAVPVGETGMLTGEQVRPVLEQHGEAVIAVVATGGSTNFGIVDDIASIAALKADHDFWLHVDGAYGLAAALAPEARHRFAGVEAADSLIVDPHKWLFTPFDSCALIYRDPEIARLAHTQHAEYLDALTGASEWNPSDFSVQLTRRARGLPLWFSLATFGAAAYRAAIGASIELAHAAAADIAERPYLRLVRAPQLSVVVFERVGWEPADYAAWSAGLLEEQRAFVVPSSHAGRTNARFAIVNPLTTLDDLTGILDSMA; from the coding sequence ATGCACGCCGTCACCGCGGAGACCACCGCGCTCGTCGACATGGTGCTCGACTACGCGCAGCGCCGCATCCTGGGCGAGCAGAGCCCGCTCGACAAGCCGATGACGCCCGTCGAGCTGCGCCGGCTCGCCTCGGGCAGCATCGGCGAGGAGGGCATCGGCGGCCGCCGCGCGCTCGCGTTGTTCGAGAACGTGCTCGCGCCCGCCTGCATCACGACCGACCACCCGCGCTACCTCTCGTTCATCCCCTCGGCGCCGACCAAGGCGGCGACGGCCTTCGACCTCATCGTCTCGGCGACCGCCGTGTACGGCGGATCGTGGATGGAGGGCTCGGGCGCCGTGTTCGCCGAGAACGAGGTGCTCGACTGGCTCGGGCGCGAGCTCGGGCTGCCGACGGGCTCGGGCGGCGTGTTCGTGCAGGGCGGCACGATCGGCAACCTCTCCGCCCTCGTCGCCGCGCGCGACCACCGCGCCCGCGCGCTCGCGGCCGCGGGCCGCCCGCGCCCGGCCCGCTGGATCATCGTCGGCAGCGCCGAGGCGCACTCCTCGATCGCGTCCGCGGCGCGGGTCATGGACGTCGACGTCGTCGCCGTGCCGGTCGGCGAGACGGGCATGCTCACGGGCGAGCAGGTGCGGCCCGTGCTCGAGCAGCACGGCGAGGCCGTCATCGCGGTCGTCGCGACGGGCGGCTCCACCAACTTCGGCATCGTCGACGACATCGCCTCGATCGCCGCGCTCAAGGCCGATCACGACTTCTGGCTGCACGTCGACGGGGCCTACGGGCTCGCGGCCGCGCTCGCCCCCGAGGCCCGGCACCGCTTCGCCGGCGTCGAGGCCGCCGACTCGCTCATCGTCGACCCGCACAAGTGGCTCTTCACCCCCTTCGACTCCTGCGCTCTGATTTACCGGGATCCCGAGATCGCGCGCCTCGCGCACACGCAGCACGCCGAGTACCTCGACGCGCTCACCGGCGCGAGCGAGTGGAACCCGAGCGACTTCTCGGTGCAGCTCACCCGTCGCGCGCGCGGGCTGCCGCTGTGGTTCTCGCTCGCGACCTTCGGCGCCGCCGCGTACCGGGCGGCGATCGGCGCCTCGATCGAACTCGCGCACGCCGCCGCCGCCGACATCGCCGAACGGCCGTACCTGCGGCTCGTCCGCGCCCCGCAGCTCTCCGTCGTCGTGTTCGAGCGGGTGGGCTGGGAGCCCGCGGACTACGCCGCGTGGTCGGCCGGGCTGCTGGAGGAGCAGCGGGCCTTCGTCGTTCCGAGCTCGCACGCCGGGCGCACGAACGCCCGCTTCGCGATCGTGAACCCGCTGACGACGCTCGACGATCTGACGGGCATCCTCGATTCGATGGCCTGA
- a CDS encoding glutamate-5-semialdehyde dehydrogenase has protein sequence MPARTLPETLEAAQTASRALATLTSAQKDAALEAVAAALEAEAPSIIAANARDLEAGAESGLAAGLLDRLRLDEGRVAALARAVRDVIALPDPVGVVVRGSTLPNGVGLSQVRVPFGVVGAIYEARPNVTVDIAALALKSGNASVLRGGSAALRSNERLVAVIRTALESAALPADAVQTIDAFGREGATELMRARGLVDVLIPRGSADLIQTVVRESTVPVIETGAGVVHIVLDATADEAMAVDIVRNAKVQRPSVCNAVETVLVHRNAAERLLPPLLTALREEGVIMRGDARARGIDAALEPATDEDFATEHMALELSIGVVDDLDAALAHIRRFSTKHTESIITADMAAAERFLAEVDSAVVMVNASTRFSDGGEFGFGAEVGISTQKLHARGPMGLPELTSTKWIVRGAGQVRG, from the coding sequence ATGCCCGCCCGCACCCTCCCCGAGACCCTCGAGGCCGCGCAGACCGCCTCCCGCGCGCTCGCCACCCTCACCTCCGCGCAGAAGGACGCCGCGCTCGAGGCCGTCGCCGCCGCGCTCGAGGCCGAGGCGCCGAGCATCATCGCCGCCAACGCCCGCGACCTCGAGGCCGGAGCCGAGTCGGGGCTCGCCGCAGGCCTGCTCGACCGCCTGCGGCTCGACGAGGGCCGCGTCGCCGCGCTCGCCCGCGCCGTGCGCGACGTCATCGCGCTGCCCGACCCGGTGGGCGTCGTCGTGCGGGGGTCGACCCTGCCGAACGGCGTCGGGCTCAGCCAGGTGCGCGTGCCCTTCGGCGTCGTCGGCGCCATCTACGAGGCGCGCCCCAACGTGACGGTCGACATCGCCGCCCTCGCGCTCAAGAGCGGCAACGCGAGCGTGCTGCGGGGCGGCAGCGCGGCGCTGCGCAGCAACGAGCGGCTCGTGGCGGTCATCCGCACCGCGCTCGAGAGCGCCGCCCTGCCGGCCGACGCCGTGCAGACCATCGACGCCTTCGGCCGCGAGGGCGCGACCGAGCTCATGCGGGCCCGGGGCCTCGTCGACGTGCTCATCCCGCGCGGCAGCGCCGACCTCATCCAGACGGTCGTGCGCGAGTCGACCGTGCCGGTCATCGAGACGGGCGCCGGGGTCGTGCACATCGTGCTCGATGCGACGGCCGACGAGGCGATGGCGGTCGACATCGTGCGCAACGCGAAGGTGCAGCGCCCGAGCGTCTGCAACGCGGTCGAGACCGTGCTCGTGCACCGCAACGCCGCCGAGCGCCTGCTGCCGCCGCTGCTGACGGCCCTGCGCGAGGAGGGCGTGATCATGCGCGGCGACGCGCGCGCCCGCGGCATCGACGCCGCGCTCGAGCCCGCCACGGACGAGGACTTCGCCACCGAGCACATGGCCCTCGAGCTGTCGATCGGCGTCGTCGACGACCTGGATGCCGCGCTCGCGCACATCCGCCGCTTCAGCACGAAGCACACCGAGTCGATCATCACGGCCGACATGGCCGCGGCCGAGCGGTTCCTCGCCGAGGTCGACTCGGCCGTCGTCATGGTCAACGCCTCGACGAGGTTCAGCGACGGCGGCGAGTTCGGGTTCGGAGCGGAGGTCGGCATCTCGACGCAGAAGCTGCACGCGCGCGGGCCCATGGGCCTGCCCGAGCTCACGAGCACCAAGTGGATCGTGCGCGGCGCCGGGCAGGTTCGCGGCTGA
- the nadD gene encoding nicotinate-nucleotide adenylyltransferase, whose amino-acid sequence MPSAARRARIGIMGGTFDPVHHGHLVAASEVADHFDLDEVVFVPTGTPYLKPEATASEHRYLMTVIATASNPSFSVSRIDIDRDGPTYTIDTLRDMRAEHPDADLFFISGADAIAQILDWKDATELGALAQFVAVSRPGHPRAVGVLPEGDVSWVEIPALAISSTDCRERVERGSPVWYLVPDGVVQYIAKHRLYRRTSA is encoded by the coding sequence CTGCCGTCCGCCGCCCGTCGGGCGCGGATCGGCATCATGGGCGGCACCTTCGACCCGGTGCACCACGGCCACCTCGTCGCCGCGAGCGAGGTCGCCGACCACTTCGACCTCGACGAGGTCGTCTTCGTGCCGACCGGCACCCCGTACCTCAAGCCCGAGGCCACGGCGAGCGAGCACCGCTACCTCATGACGGTCATCGCCACGGCCTCGAACCCGAGCTTCTCGGTGAGCCGCATCGACATCGATCGCGACGGCCCCACCTACACGATCGACACCCTGCGCGACATGCGGGCCGAGCATCCCGATGCCGACCTGTTCTTCATCTCGGGGGCCGACGCCATCGCGCAGATCCTCGACTGGAAGGACGCGACCGAGCTCGGCGCGCTCGCGCAGTTCGTCGCGGTCAGCCGCCCCGGCCACCCGCGAGCCGTCGGCGTCCTGCCGGAGGGCGACGTAAGCTGGGTGGAGATCCCCGCCCTCGCGATCTCGTCCACCGACTGCCGCGAACGGGTCGAACGCGGTTCGCCCGTGTGGTACCTCGTTCCGGATGGCGTCGTCCAGTACATCGCCAAGCACCGTCTGTACCGGAGAACCTCAGCATGA
- a CDS encoding TFIIB-type zinc ribbon-containing protein, translating into MKCPTDDSTLVMSDRNGIEIDYCPQCRGVWLDRGELDKIIERAGAIAPPAAAAPAAPRVDLPQNVPPQQPGGFPPAGYAQPGYPQRWGSNSPGSAPRYGQGYGQQGYGQQGYGQQGYPHNRRKNWLSELFD; encoded by the coding sequence ATGAAATGCCCCACCGACGACTCCACGCTCGTCATGAGCGACCGCAACGGCATCGAGATCGACTACTGCCCCCAGTGCCGCGGGGTGTGGCTCGACCGCGGTGAGCTCGACAAGATCATCGAGCGCGCCGGGGCCATCGCGCCGCCGGCCGCCGCAGCCCCGGCCGCGCCGCGGGTCGACCTGCCGCAGAACGTGCCGCCGCAGCAGCCGGGCGGCTTCCCGCCCGCGGGCTACGCGCAGCCGGGCTACCCGCAGCGCTGGGGCTCGAACTCGCCGGGCTCCGCTCCGCGGTACGGCCAGGGCTACGGGCAGCAGGGCTACGGCCAGCAGGGGTACGGGCAGCAGGGCTACCCGCACAATCGCCGCAAGAACTGGCTCAGCGAGCTGTTCGACTGA
- a CDS encoding DUF4031 domain-containing protein translates to MAVLIDAPVWPAHGRLWGHLVSDRSLEELHAFAREAGIPERGFDHDHYDYPESRYDELVAQGAEPVSGKELVARLSASGLRVAQRDKRPR, encoded by the coding sequence ATGGCCGTGCTGATCGACGCCCCCGTCTGGCCCGCGCACGGCCGGCTGTGGGGGCACCTCGTGAGCGACCGCTCGCTCGAGGAGCTGCACGCCTTCGCGCGCGAGGCGGGCATCCCGGAGCGCGGATTCGATCACGACCACTACGACTACCCGGAGAGCCGCTACGACGAGCTCGTGGCGCAGGGGGCCGAGCCCGTCAGCGGCAAGGAGCTCGTGGCGCGGCTCAGCGCCTCGGGCCTGCGGGTCGCCCAGCGCGACAAGCGGCCGCGCTGA
- the obgE gene encoding GTPase ObgE: MATFVDRVTLHLKAGHGGHGCVSVRREKFKPLAGPDGGNGGDGGDIILVASTQETTLLPYHRRPHRTSDNGGPGMGDNRAGFQGQDLELPVPIGTVVRDADGTELADLTEEGMRIVVAPGGQGGLGNNALSTTKRKAPGFALLGTDGEELDIILELKVVADVALVGYPSAGKSSLIAAISSAKPKIADYPFTTLHPNLGVVESGETRYTVADVPGLIEGASEGKGLGLEFLRHVERCSALLHVLDCGTLEPGRDPLSDLDIILAELAAYPVPEGQVPLLERPQLVALNKVDVPDGRELAAFIRPELEKRGYRVFEISAVSHEGLRPLTFAMAELVEADRAARAAEAQARPRVVIRPRAVDVKDFEVRVEGSHEGNIYYVLGAKPERWVQQTDFANDEAVGYLADRLAKLGVETELFAKGAVAGATVVIGAKNGMVFDWEPTLTSAAELLTAPRGSDPRLDALNRPTTSQRRQTYKERMDAKTEARAELERERAAGIWAAEDDEG; the protein is encoded by the coding sequence ATGGCGACATTCGTCGACCGCGTCACCCTCCACCTCAAGGCCGGTCACGGCGGGCACGGCTGCGTCTCGGTGCGCCGCGAGAAGTTCAAGCCCCTCGCCGGGCCCGACGGCGGCAACGGCGGCGACGGCGGCGACATCATCCTCGTCGCGAGCACGCAGGAGACCACCCTGCTGCCGTACCACCGTCGACCGCACCGCACGAGCGACAACGGCGGCCCCGGCATGGGCGACAACCGCGCCGGCTTCCAGGGCCAGGATCTCGAGCTGCCCGTGCCGATCGGCACGGTCGTGCGCGACGCCGACGGCACCGAGCTCGCCGACCTCACCGAGGAGGGCATGCGCATCGTCGTCGCCCCCGGCGGGCAGGGCGGCCTCGGCAACAACGCCCTGTCGACGACGAAGCGCAAGGCGCCCGGGTTCGCGCTGCTCGGCACCGACGGCGAGGAGCTCGACATCATCCTCGAGCTCAAGGTGGTCGCCGACGTCGCGCTCGTGGGCTACCCGAGCGCCGGCAAGTCGAGCCTCATCGCGGCGATCTCCTCCGCCAAGCCGAAGATCGCCGACTACCCTTTCACTACCCTCCACCCGAACCTCGGCGTCGTCGAGTCGGGCGAGACCCGCTACACCGTCGCCGACGTGCCCGGCCTCATCGAGGGCGCGAGCGAGGGCAAGGGCCTCGGCCTCGAGTTCCTGCGCCACGTGGAGCGCTGCAGCGCCCTGCTGCACGTGCTCGACTGCGGCACGCTCGAGCCCGGTCGCGACCCGCTCAGCGACCTCGACATCATCCTCGCCGAGCTCGCCGCCTACCCGGTGCCCGAGGGCCAGGTGCCCCTGCTCGAGCGCCCGCAGCTCGTCGCCCTCAACAAGGTCGACGTGCCCGACGGGCGCGAGCTCGCCGCGTTCATCCGCCCCGAGCTCGAGAAGCGCGGCTACCGCGTGTTCGAGATCAGCGCGGTCAGCCACGAGGGCCTGCGCCCGCTGACCTTCGCCATGGCCGAGCTCGTCGAGGCCGACCGCGCCGCGCGCGCCGCCGAGGCGCAGGCGCGCCCGCGCGTCGTCATCCGCCCCCGCGCCGTCGACGTCAAGGACTTCGAGGTGCGCGTCGAGGGCAGCCACGAGGGCAACATCTACTACGTGCTGGGCGCCAAGCCCGAGCGCTGGGTGCAGCAGACCGACTTCGCGAACGACGAGGCCGTCGGCTACCTCGCCGATCGCCTCGCGAAGCTCGGCGTCGAGACCGAGCTCTTCGCCAAGGGTGCCGTCGCCGGCGCCACCGTCGTCATCGGCGCGAAGAACGGCATGGTCTTCGACTGGGAGCCCACGCTCACGAGCGCCGCCGAGCTGCTCACCGCGCCGCGCGGCAGCGACCCGCGGCTCGACGCGCTCAACCGCCCGACCACGAGCCAGCGCCGGCAGACGTACAAGGAGCGCATGGACGCCAAGACCGAGGCCCGCGCCGAGCTCGAGCGCGAGCGCGCGGCCGGCATCTGGGCGGCGGAGGACGACGAGGGATGA